One Sphingomonas sp. FARSPH DNA segment encodes these proteins:
- a CDS encoding DUF6968 family protein: MEREPDWVCWYSIAFAGGETRKHATAGVDSVQAMLLSFASAAGDLRYVGNGSPERRPPVTWLDDDDLGLTTNHFE, translated from the coding sequence ATGGAGCGCGAGCCCGATTGGGTCTGTTGGTATTCCATAGCTTTTGCTGGAGGCGAGACGCGCAAACACGCCACTGCGGGCGTCGATAGTGTCCAAGCCATGCTACTTAGCTTCGCGAGTGCGGCAGGCGATCTACGGTACGTCGGCAATGGATCACCGGAGCGTCGCCCACCAGTGACATGGCTGGACGACGACGATTTGGGACTGACGACCAACCACTTCGAGTAA